A segment of the Longimicrobiaceae bacterium genome:
TCGCGGCGGCCACGGCGACCGCCGTCCGCATCGCGCTGGTCGGCTCCGCCCCGGTGTTCACGATCCCGACGCTGTCTCAGCCGGGCGGCGCCGCGCTGGCGACGTACGCGCTGCTCGGCGCGGTCGTGGGTCTCGCCGCGGTGTTCGTGACGCGCGTCTGCTACGCGATCGAGGACGCGTTCGACCATCTGCCGATCCACTGGATGTGGTGGCCGGCACTGGGCGCGGTCGTCGTCGGCGTGATCGGGTACGTCGAGCCGCGCACGCTGGGCGTGGGCTACAGCAACATCGACGCGATCCTCTCCGGCACCATCGCCGGTCGGGCGCTGGTCTTCCTCGTCCTCCTGAAGTTCATCTCCTGGGCGGTGTACCTGGGCAGCGGCACGTCTGGCGGGACGCTGGCGCCGCTCTTCACCATCGGCGGCGGGCTGGGGGCGGCGCTGGGTGCCGCGGCGGCGGTCTTCCTCCCCGAACTGGGCGTGGACCCGCACGTCGCCGCGCTCGTGGGGATGGCGGCCATCTTCGCCGGCGCCTCGCACGCGCTGCTCGCCTCGGTCGTCTTCGCGTTCGAGACCACGCGCCAGCCCATGGGTCTGCTGCCGCTGCTTGCCGGTTGCAGCGCGGCCTACCTGGTGTCGCTGCTGCTGATGCGCAACTCCATCATGACCGAGAAGCTGGCGCGCCGCGGCACCCGCATCCGCACGGAGTACGAGGTCGACCACCTCACCCACGTCTTGGTCCGCGACGCCGCCGCGACCGACGTGGTCACCGTCTCGGCGATGGACTCGCTGGGCCGGGTGCGCGCCTGGCTGCGGTCGCGCGTGGAGGGCAGCGGCCACCAGGGCTTCCCCGTGGTGGACGATGCCGGCCACCTGCTCGGCGTGGTCACCCGCCGCGACCTGCTGGACCCCGCGTACGAGGACACGCTGCGCATAGCCGGCCTGGTGGGCCGCGCGCCCGCGGTGGTGTACGAGGACAACACGCTCCGCGAGGCCGCCGACCACATGGTGGACGAGGGCGTGGGCCGCCTGCCCGTGGTCTCCCGCGAGGACCCGCGCGTCGTGATCGGCATCGTCTCGCGAAGCGATCTCCTCTCCGCCCACCGCACGCGGCTCGACGCCGCGCACCAGAGGCAGCCGCCGCGCGGGCGGGTGCCGGAGCGGGAGATGGAAGGCGTGGTGTAGAAAGCGGAGAATCGGCAGAGAGTTACAACGGAGAAGGGCCCTGCATCACGGAAGATGCGGGGCTCTTTTGCTGCGGGGGGAGGCCCTCTCCCCCGGCCCCTCCCCCAAAACTGCCTGGGGGAGGGGAGACCAGAAGCGTGGACCGTGGGGTTGTATCGGTGGCAGAGTTTGGTCACGCGGAGGTGGGTACCGCGCGTAAGCCTCACCGCCGCAACACACTGCCCCCTCTCGCTTGCGGGGGAGGGGCTGGGGAGGGGGCATCTCTGGTCCAGACCGGGTAGATTGTTTACAGATCAGACCGGGAGGATCGTTTACAGCCAGAGCGGTTTAACGTGCATGACACACCGTAACGGGAGGTGCGTCATGCCCTGGCTGGAGACGAGTCCGATGGATGAGCGCATGCGTTTCGTGGTGACCCACGCTCAAGGGCTGTACTCGATGACGGAGCTGTGCCAGCGCTTCGGCATCAGCCGCCCCTGCGGGTACAAGTGGCTGGAGCGGTGTGCGGCAGAGGGCCCGCACGGTCTGGCGGACCGGAGCCACAGGCCGCACCGCTGCCCGCACAAGATCGACGGTGAGGTGGCGGAGACGATCCTCGGGCTGCGGCGCAAGCACCCGACATGGGGACCGATCACGCTCCTGGCCTACCTGGCGAAGCACAGCCCCGGCCTGGAGCTGCCGGCGCCGAGCACGGTGGGCGATCTGCTGGCCAGAGAAGGCCTGGTGCAGCCGCGGCACCGGCGCGCGAAGCCGGGCCGGAGCGAAGGAGGCACGCTCCACACCTCGGAGCCCAACGAGGTCTGGACCGCGGACTACAAGGGGCAGTTCCGCACGCGGGACGGGAAGTACTGCTATCCGCTCACGATCCAGGATGCGTACTCGCGCTTCCTGCTGTTGTGCGAGGCGCTGCTGTCTACGCGGGGCGAGGAGGCCAAGCCGTGCTTCGAGCGCATGTTCCGCGAGTACGGGCTCCCGCGGGCGATCCGGACCGACAATGGGTCGCCGTTCGCCTCGCCCACGCCGCTACGGCTCTCCCAGCTGAACGTCTGGTGGATCGAGCTGGGGATCACGCCCAACCGCAGCCGGCCAAGGTGCCCGCAGGACAACGGCAGCCATGAGCGGATGCACGAGAAGCTGACCCCGACGCGCTTCCCGCCTGCCCAGAACCAGCAAGGCCAGCAGGTGAAGTTCGACGATGTGCGCGAGGAGCTGGACTACGTGCGGCCGCATCATGCACTGGGCCTGAAGACGCCGTCCGAGTTGTACGTACCTTCGCCGCGGCCGATGCCCGAGCGGATCCCCGAGCCTGAGTATCCGGGCCACTGCGAGGTGAGACGGGTGCGCGGCGTGGGAACCGTCCGCTTCCGCGGGCGCGAGATCTTCATCAGCGAGGTGCTGGCGAGGAAGACCGTCGCGCTGGAGGAGACCGCCGAAGGAATGTGGTCGGTCTTCTTCTATCACGTGAAGCTGGGACGTTTCGATGAGCGCTTGGGGAAGCTGTTCCCCTAGCCCCGGGAGCGCGGTGGCGGCCGTGTTGATACGGGGCCAACATTCCCGTGGGGCTGCTTACGCCTCACCGCGATGGAGAGACGAGGAGCAACCAATCGGGAGGGGGAGACTGTAAACAATCCTCCCGGTCTAAAGTGTAAACGATCAACCCGCTTGCTCACATCCGTCCGCCTCCAACCTCCCTCTCGCGCAATCGAACATCT
Coding sequences within it:
- a CDS encoding chloride channel protein — protein: TLDPSPRLVVAPVLGALAVAGLAKWAPIIRGHGIPEAMEAILRQQSRIAPRTAVAKPLSAAIAIGTGGPFGAEGPIIATGGALGSIVGQLLHITADERKTLLAAGAAAGMAATFGSPVAAVLLAVELLLFEYRPRSVVPVALAAATATAVRIALVGSAPVFTIPTLSQPGGAALATYALLGAVVGLAAVFVTRVCYAIEDAFDHLPIHWMWWPALGAVVVGVIGYVEPRTLGVGYSNIDAILSGTIAGRALVFLVLLKFISWAVYLGSGTSGGTLAPLFTIGGGLGAALGAAAAVFLPELGVDPHVAALVGMAAIFAGASHALLASVVFAFETTRQPMGLLPLLAGCSAAYLVSLLLMRNSIMTEKLARRGTRIRTEYEVDHLTHVLVRDAAATDVVTVSAMDSLGRVRAWLRSRVEGSGHQGFPVVDDAGHLLGVVTRRDLLDPAYEDTLRIAGLVGRAPAVVYEDNTLREAADHMVDEGVGRLPVVSREDPRVVIGIVSRSDLLSAHRTRLDAAHQRQPPRGRVPEREMEGVV
- a CDS encoding IS481 family transposase translates to MDERMRFVVTHAQGLYSMTELCQRFGISRPCGYKWLERCAAEGPHGLADRSHRPHRCPHKIDGEVAETILGLRRKHPTWGPITLLAYLAKHSPGLELPAPSTVGDLLAREGLVQPRHRRAKPGRSEGGTLHTSEPNEVWTADYKGQFRTRDGKYCYPLTIQDAYSRFLLLCEALLSTRGEEAKPCFERMFREYGLPRAIRTDNGSPFASPTPLRLSQLNVWWIELGITPNRSRPRCPQDNGSHERMHEKLTPTRFPPAQNQQGQQVKFDDVREELDYVRPHHALGLKTPSELYVPSPRPMPERIPEPEYPGHCEVRRVRGVGTVRFRGREIFISEVLARKTVALEETAEGMWSVFFYHVKLGRFDERLGKLFP